A single Cannabis sativa cultivar Pink pepper isolate KNU-18-1 chromosome 7, ASM2916894v1, whole genome shotgun sequence DNA region contains:
- the LOC115698208 gene encoding dehydration-responsive element-binding protein 2A, which produces MASEVSDKNKKLRKRRNGSESIADTLAKWKNYNDQLSSIENGKGYLKTPAKGSKKGCMRGKGGPENSDFYFRGVRQRTWGKWVAEIREPHNGVSSNKKGSRLWLGTFATAIEAATAYDEAAKAMYGPVALLNFPENMAADSTEQATKIEETEEDEELDLDIKHNYDYAEADFVKGSVEKQDCFRGFSQAAQNSCTSTKTVNEDMEIDVKDIITSNEHSNTGLYSARDCELANDVRMVERLENFSGSAAGSSRRDNYLQTRGTTETLAREPELYRSLDQMEETQLIPSYDFDFLTPDYDFGLAEEQEKLHLWFP; this is translated from the exons ATGGCGAGTGAGGTTTCTGACAA GAACAAAAAGCTTAGGAAGAGAAGAAATGGAAGTGAATCAATAGCTGATACACTAGCAAAATGGAAGAACTACAATGATCAACTTTCTTCTATAGAAAATGGAAAAGGGTACCTTAAAACACCTGCCAAAGGCTCCAAAAAGGGTTGTATGCGTGGAAAAGGAGGACCTGAAAACTCTGATTTTTACTTCAGGGGAGTTAGACAAAGAACTTGGGGAAAATGGGTTGCTGAAATCAGAGAACCCCATAATGGAGTTTCTAGTAATAAGAAAGGAAGCAGGCTTTGGCTCGGTACATTTGCCACTGCCATTGAAGCTGCTACAGCTTATGATGAGGCTGCCAAAGCCATGTATGGTCCAGTGGCACTACTTAACTTCCCCGAAAACATGGCTGCAGATTCTACCGAGCAGGCCACCAAGATAGAAGAAACAGAAGAAGATGAGGAGCTAGACTTAGATATTAAGCATAATTATGATTATGCAGAAGCTGATTTTGTGAAGGGATCAGTAGAAAAACAAGACTGTTTTCGGGGTTTTTCTCAAGCTGCACAAAATTCATGTACTAGTACTAAGACTGTGAATGAAGATATGGAGATAGATGTTAAAGATATTATTACAAGCAATGAACATAGTAATACTGGTCTTTACTCAGCTAGAGATTGTGAACTAGCTAATGATGTTAGAATGGTTGAgagacttgaaaatttttcGGGCTCTGCTGCCGGTTCATCAAGAAGAGATAATTACTTACAAACTAGGGGAACTACTGAAACATTGGCTAGAGAACCTGAACTCTATAGGAGCTTAGATCAGATGGAGGAAACACAACTGATACCGAGCTATGATTTCGATTTCTTGACTCCAGATTATGATTTCGGTTTAGCAGAAGAACAAGAGAAACTTCATTTATGGTTCCCTTAG
- the LOC115698206 gene encoding protein DETOXIFICATION 44, chloroplastic: MALNFSQKLLCLHTVHTHKTNPLSKSQSIVRNPICSVRFRNRSLLKSSPQKNSTTSKEPELEITPGDDTPPRLSISDSGFSSLRRFSDGIFKFEGLFPEIMSIALPAALALAADPITSLVDTGFVGHIGSAELAAVGVSVTVFNVIAKFFNVPLLNVTTSFVAEEQASANKSNENLSQIGYDFQGERQSKTYLPSVSTSLSLAAIIGIAEAVALFLGSGFIMNIMGVPVDSPMWIPAQKFLTLRAFGAPPIVIALAAQGTFRGFKDTKTPLYAIVAGNLLNAILDPILIFSFGLGIEGAAISTVISEYLIAFILLWKLSGEMLLIPANIDGRRIFKYLTSGGLLVGRTIAVLTPITLATSMAAREGPINMAGYQICTEVWLAISLLTDALALAGQTLLASGYSERNYEQSRRVIYSILQIGLVMGTGLAIILFLGFGAFSSLFTTDSEVLDVALSGSLFVAASQPMNALAFVIDGLYYGVSDFAYAAYSMVFAGLISSVFILAAAPAFGLAGIWAGLFLFMTLRVGAGIWRLSTKSGPWERIWDTPELESE, encoded by the exons ATGGCGTTGAATTTCTCCCAGAAACTCCTTTGTTTACACACAGTACACACTCACAAAACCAATCCACTTTCCAAATCCCAATCCATTGTCCGAAACCCTATCTGCTCAGTTCGTTTCCGGAATCGTTCGCTGCTCAAATCATCGCCTCAGAAGAACTCGACCACTTCGAAAGAGCCTGAACTCGAAATCACTCCCGGGGATGACACGCCGCCTCGACTGTCGATTTCCGATTCCGGTTTTTCTAGCCTTCGTCGTTTCAG TGATGGGATTTTTAAGTTTGAGGGACTCTTTCCGGAGATAATGTCAATTGCTTTGCCTGCTGCTTTGGCTCTTGCTGCTGATCCCATTACATCGTTGGTTGATACAGGATTTGTTGGCCATATAG GGTCTGCTGAATTGGCTGCGGTTGGGGTGTCTGTTACGGTGTTCAATGTAATTGCTAAGTTCTTTAATGTTCCGTTGCTCAATGTCACAACATCTTTCGTTGCTGAAGAGCAGGCATCTGCTAACAAGAGCAATGAAAATTTATCCCAAATTGGTTATG ATTTCCAGGGCGAACGCCAGAGCAAGACATACCTTCCATCAGTATCAACTTCGTTATCACTAGCTGCTATTATTGGCATTGCTGAAGCTGTCGCTCTCTTCCTTGGGTCGGGCTTCATTATGAATATCATGGGTGTACCAGTT GATTCACCAATGTGGATACCTGCTCAAAAGTTTCTTACCTTAAGAGCCTTTGGTGCTCCACCAATTGTAATTGCACTTGCTGCACAAGGCACATTTCGTGGATTTAAGGATACCAAGACTCCTCTTTATGCAATAG TTGCTGGCAACCTGCTTAATGCTATATTGGATCCAATTTTGATCTTCAGTTTTGGACTAGGGATTGAGGGTGCAGCAATTTCTACTGTGATTTCTGA ATATTTGATTGCTTTTATTCTTCTCTGGAAATTGAGTGGAGAAATGTTGTTAATCCCTGCTAACATCGATGGGAGAAGAATTTTCAAGTATCTCACATCTG GCGGTCTTCTTGTTGGTAGAACCATAGCAGTGCTTACGCCTATAACACTAGCTACATCCATGGCAGCCCGAGAAGGTCCCATAAATATGGCTGGCTACCAAATATGCACTGAAGTTTGGTTGGCAATATCTCTGCTTACCGATGCTTTGGCACTTGCTGGTCAG ACGCTTCTTGCAAGTGGTTATTCTGAAAGAAATTATGAACAATCCCGCCGGGTGATTTACAGCATTCTCCAG ATAGGCTTAGTGATGGGAACAGGCCTGGCCATTATATTATTTCTTGGGTTTGGTGCTTTTTCTAGCTTATTCACCACAGATTCAGAAGTTTTGGATGTTGCCTTGTCTGGTTCACTG TTCGTTGCTGCATCCCAACCAATGAATGCATTGGCATTTGTTATTGATGGACTCTATTATGGAGTTTCAGACTTTGCATATGCTGCATATTCCATG gTGTTTGCTGGACTTATTTCTTCTGTCTTCATTCTGGCTGCTGCTCCTGCATTTGGTCTAGCTGGAATCTGGGCTGGGTTGTTTCTCTTCATGACATTGCGTGTAGGAGCTGGAATTTGGAG GTTGAGCACGAAAAGTGGACCTTGGGAAAGGATATGGGACACACCAGAATTGGAAAGTGAATGA